The sequence CaggaagaaacagaaaattgttagaaaacaaagggaaaaatagaaaagtaaaCGACGAATAGAACAAGAGAATCATTTTAAGCGTTCAATAGGTACCGTCGAATTAACGAAATTTAACTAATAAACTATTAAGGATTATTTGTTAgcaattatatatgtatattatatatgacatataaatatatactaggtattaaaaaatattcaacattcaTATGGTATATAGGACACACTGTAATGAATGAGAAAGTGTGAGTAAACATAGGTCGACGGATAAACCGTCTCCaagatataaacatttttgtttactagCATCAAAATACTTGGATACTCTCTAACTATGTAATACTAATAAGATCCACAATCAACGATTCACAATTGattgattttcaataaaatctaCTGTTGGAAATTGAACGAGGACCTTCAGtgtgtaatttataaacaGAGAAGCAAAAATATCAAGCGATGGAAGCAAGTCAATTATGATGTTAGTGAACAGAAATGTTTATATCTTAGGAACGGTTCACATTGCGACCTATATTTACTATGGTTTTTTTACTCGATACAGCATGTTCTTTATACCATATAAATGTTGGATGCTTCTCTTAACACcctctatatatgtatattacatacCTGTATTGTAGTAGGGTAATCAAATTCGATGTACCAAAGAgctatttgtataaaaataccattttGTTCCCGCTATGAACTGGCGTCGCTCGTCGTTTAATCGCCAGCGATGCAATCGTTCATAATTGTTTAGGCAAAACACACAGGCTGTCTCAAAATACTTATAGAACCGGTCAAAGGATACTGATTTCAGTCAATACTGATCGATggtgagaaaaaaaattagctGCGTCTCAGCGAACACCAACGAAttcattttcgtttattatcgCTTGCTTTTAAGTTGCTTGTGTTTTGAGTTTTCAAAGACTCTATGCATTCATTAAGCGACTAATTCATATTCAGCTAAAGGAACCTGATTTCTCCTAGAACTTAGAGTATAAGTGTACTAGATTCGTCTGTATTTTCGATGCTAAGTTTTCGGTATCGTGCGCTTATCGCAGGGGATGGTGGGAGACTTTTACGTAAGATTTTTACGAGAGACTTCGCGTGTATTGAATTTCGAGTCATCCGAATTTACAAATACGTCGGTGCATGTGTTGTGTATGTGTACGAATGACGCGCGTCACCGATGCCGTTCTCATGAGAACAAGGGGAAACTTTTGACCGTTGTGTATGGTATCCTAGACCAGAActagaaaatatcaaaaacaCAATATTCAGATCGCGAGTGCTACGCCGCCTAAATTGTGTCGCAGTTTTTCCTTCCCGTAGTCGCCTAAATGCTCCGAGCATCTCAGACGTGTACTGTAGTAACGGGGAGTGAGAGTACCGCGACGAGAGTCAGGAGGCGAAGCCCCCGCGATCTGGGTGTTGCGAACTGATAATTTCGAGCCCTGTCCTAGAGTATCGTTTATCCGTTGAACCATCACGTCACTTGTATCTCGCTTAATTACACTGTGTAGACTCCGTTCACTTTCGCTGTATGATTTTACAAAGAATAAAGAACACCTACAACACAGTTCAAGCAGCATTTGTTGATTTTAGGGTAATCCATTTTATAGTTAACCAATGTGTAGCGAGTTTTGTTGTCcgtaaatattagaaaagatggtatgtatgtatgtatatgcaaAGAActggataaataaatctatctacatatgagccgttcagtgcacacatcgactaactccataaaacaaaaagtcgagaaacgcgatgaaatgatgtacattgatttttaaaattcctgttataacatagattcacatatataatgtagaatgaataaatacagatatagctttcatttaacgtataatttaatgtataaaattaatattatttaatgtataaaattaacaagaaagaatagctaaaaagaaaaaaagaaaaaaaaaattttgccgtttaatggtgttaatctttattattcaggaaagttattataaatataaaaagttatgactataccaagtgctttgacacttaaatttaagatttttcaaaaagtggagttaatcgatgtgtgcactgggcggctcatatCACTTTAATACCAAATATGTACTACTGAGTTACTCCATGCTCTGCAACCCATAGCTAACATACACATACACATACAGGTTAACACAGGAGCAGTACAGTAGGTTTTATATCTACGAGGGAaagatgaatataaaattagtgttcacacttttaaataaattacctaGTGTTAATGTAAATAACAATACTCCCAGGAAAGACAAACTCCCAGGAGGGGAATGGAACTCGGGTCTTCTGCGTGAGAGGTGAGGATACTAAcccccttttcttttcttttttttaacaatgcgTTTATTGTGccaaaattaatacaatatataaaggAGGATACAATGAACTTAAACGTAAAAAAAGTATAACAATGAGTAACAAAAACTTAAAGTACTAAACTAAAGGCTAGGAGATCATAGCACGCACAGTTTGTCAATGGTATATTTACATGATacttattgtaattaatgacTAACTTATTCTAGCAAGATTTTACTATTAACTATGATACAGAGTATGTGTACAGAAAGGcacgaaaagaaaaactgtaCAGGTCTTTGGTAATATTGTTTGGTAGGGAAAGATGATTATCACAGTAGAAAatgacaattataaataaaatatttttaactaattttatgATTAGTGAGTAACATAAGATTACGCTGGTTATTGCACGTGTTAGCGCAACGTatctttttaagaaaattcggGATAGGGACGACCGAGCGATGGTCGGCCGTCGATGGATTTATGGCAGGGTTCAAGGATGCACGTGGCCCGGAGGGTAAGCGAGACTAAACAGTCCTGGCGatatgcgacgcgacggctgatGACCGCAGTGGGTCTCCCAACTGTCGAGTCATTGactgtttatggaaaatgtgtttagAGAAGGCAAGCAACCTTCGTTGCATTGCCAAAGAATGAAACTCTGTTCTTGGAGGATCTGGCCACGGAGTGGGGAAAGCACATTTGCTTTTTGGTAAGAGGACTGTGTTGGGCCGCACGGCACTTACACCAGAACCTTGGAAAAGAGCAGTCGTCTCGACTAATTAGCTTAATCTTTCTAACACGCCTATATACTAATACATATACTTAGTTACTAGATACAGAACGCTTAGATTATGAGTAATACAATGTGAGGAAGATGGTaagtgaagaaaatttttacaatatattgcgcaaaataaattgaattaattatgaagttagaatatatacgatatataaaagtagaaaaaagaaaaattatattctcccCGACGGGGAATCGAACCCCGGTCTTCCGCGTGACAGGCGGAGATACTGaccacttttttttttttttttttttNNNNNNNNNNNNNNNNNNNNNNNNNNNNNNNNNNNNNNNNNNNNNNNNNNNNNNNNNNNNNNNNNNNNNNNNNNNNNNNNNNNNNNNNNNNNNNNNNNNNTCGCTCTATTACACGGAATGATTTCCCATATAACATGTTCcagatcattttaattaagtgCTGGGGAAAATTtctctttaacaatttaaaaaataatccatCCGGCCATACTGTATCAAAGGCTTTTTCGAGGTCGATGAATACCATCCCGAAACAGTCAACTGCATTTCTCGCCCAACATATATCAGAcgtgaattttgttattgcgTGCATGGTGGAGTGTTTAAATTTGAAGCCAAATTGTGTTTCTGGGATGACGTTGTTGTTGGCACAGAATGTGTTGATCGAACTGTTTActgttatttcaattattttgcttATGTTGGGGAAAAGACTGATAGGTCGGTAGCTGATCGGCTCGGCATCATCTTTACCCTTTTTCTTTAAGTCCACCACCTTCGCGGTTTTTCAGGCTGTGGGAAAGTATGCTTGGTTTAGGCagttatgaaaaatgattatgtaATAGACAATGTACTGGTATGATTAATTTTTGAGAACTATGCTTGGAATATTATCGAAACCAgatgattttttattgtttaaatgtttgaATGTGAGCTATAGTTTGGAGTAGGTGGTGAAGAAGTTTGCGGGTATTTCAAACATATATTCTGATTTTAATTACTCCCCAATTGGCCTGTGCTGACGCATGGGGGCCGACCAAGCAGCAAAAGCTAACCCAATGGAAACGTGCCTTTATACTTTCTCTTTCAGGCTTACTCCACTTGCACACGCTTCATGTCACTTACTCACGTCATTCACTTAATATTTCAGTCGCTAATAGCGACGGTATAACTACATTCCAACATTCCCAATTATCGTGCATTGTGTCAGATGGACCACGTACGTAGAGCCCCTGTATGATCCGGCCTAAGAGCCTATAAAATCGCGGATTTACCCGTATTTTCTACCTTTACCGCCGACCAAAACGTAGGCAACGTCACGATTTAAACAAGTTTTTTCGCAGATTGTCTGCTTCGCCATGATAGCCGTAGTCGCAGGAGGCGCCTTGAACGTCGATCAGCATTCGGCCATCTACGGATCAAATCCTCATGCTACGAGTAAATCAACTGAAGAGAGCTTTTATCACGGATACGTGTCATTTCCAGAGAGTAGGGCGCTGTTATGTAAAAGACGGGTGAATAAAGGCTGCGGCGCGATACAGTACGAGCCGCAAAGTGTCGAAGGACGTAAAGGGTTTCCGTATTCGCCTAACAGCCCCCCGGACGGCAAGATTGCTAGCGGTGCCAACAGTCAATTCCCTGAATTGAACCAGTACGGTAAAGATCGCTGGGTCAGCGTCAATTTTCCGACATTGGCCAGGTGGAACAGAACCCATGTCTATTTCAACTACACCTGGACTTTCACCACGGTGCATTCCACCACCAGCTTTCGCATGTTCGTCGCTAACAACAAGTATAACAAGGAGGAGCCGTTGACGAGGAAACACTTGGACCTGAACCCGATATGCGAGTTCAACTTCGATGGACATAAGCCGCCGCAAGTATTGACATTTGGATGCGCTATCTCCAATAGGAAGTTCCTGGAAATGGGACAGCTCACCGAAATGTTGATGCTGAGTGTCTGGGATATCCATGACACTGGTAATGCGTTCTATCAGGTCATCGATCTTCTGCCAATACGGGAATGCGTGATCTTCGACAGCATCCAAGGAAAATACGAAGAAGACGCAGCTATTGAAAAaaacttttattcgaattacgTACCGAatgaattgttcgaataatgtattgaataaattctacgaataaaattgtttcgagtagattttttcaattcaaacagtatttggaataaatttatcgaataaaattggatttgttgttagaataaaatatgccCAATTCTAACAAAGAAATAGGATTTGTGTTTTagtttaaaattcattattgaTAATCCAAGCCTAATCTAACCCTAAGGTTCAAAATCTAGATACAAAAGGAAATAAAGACCTATATAGCAAACGAAACATGTCACGtccaattaaagaaaatattaaggataaataataattacgtgaCAATTGAGTGATAATTAacacagcgtgaaaggaatcgtagtgcaagagTTTAAAAACGTAAACAGAGTGATTAGCTGAAACGCGATAAGATGCTGTCCGTTggctaaaaattcataaattgtggataatgaattatagaaaattggcGTGCGCTAATTATATTAGTCGAAATGCGGCGACATGactgtcgcgtcgcgagcggccTATGTAGTTAAGTTTAGGACGGCCCTCAGgtagattttttataacaccGCGTCGAAACTTTCGGACCACTCCCAGATTTTTGCGATTTTTTCGGAAACTCCCAGATTTTTGCTGTCCCTTCTCCTTTGGCCATCTTTCTAGTATTCATTggtcttaatattatttaagcagCCAATGAAATACTGACTCCACCGACACCATTTACGTAGGAAGGCGTAATCGGAGGGTGAGAAGCGTACCTACGCACTTCgcactttgcactcggtgaCTTCTCATCTCGTCCGACAACCGACATTTTGAACATAATTGTTATAGATTGCGATAGTTGTTCATTTTTTACTACTAAACCTTGTTAAACACGTCATCCTTGTTCCATCGCAGTTCACCCTGAAATCTATCcttaacatattaatttatcgcgaggtaggcgcattatttaattgtcgCAATAAGCccgacgctgtaacgcaccgcgcaacAATGACTATTATGGCAACCTACCACACTTTACCATTTGACTtcagtatacatatatctttatattgtagtattcatatattacagtatatattacaataataaatacaataaatataaatacagtatatgttacaatattattattatatggaTGTGGTGAGTGAACTGCGGTGTaaacattgtttatatttttactagacTAAATGTAtctattactttatttaaaattgagtgATTATTCAACCGAGATATCCGTTCGAAAGACACTCGCGAGAGGGGAATCCcacatgtattttattttattttatatatccttatttatctgtatattttgtggattttatattcgcatatgctaatttaattaaataattgtgttacaaatgtaattcttataaattacttGTAAAATCCTATTTAGTTGGAGAAAAAACAGCGACACCCACTTATGGGTGACGGTGCCCCCACGGAAGCATACCGTCATCACAAGTCACCCAGATGTGGGTGACGTGGCGACGAACGTATTAAAAAAACATGAAATTGACACGAAAATATCATTGATCATTTACGTGCAGATATTTTCGagtataaaaatcttaaaatattttgtacgtGCAGCGATTGAAATTAGAGATCTAACGTTTTTAACTCGTTACTCGTCACTGTCCTTTCCTTAGGTTACAAATATGTATTGTACTTTATTGTATTCTATCCAGTCAATGTCCCAAAAATGGGACggccaatatttaaaaaatttgcaaacaaataataatggtaaattcGGTTTAAGTAAACTTGAAGTAAAAGCCCTatgtagatatttttttaatattattgattttttaattgccaTAGTTAATGCGCgcagtaatttattataaactttattcgaatttattacataatgaaataaaatgaattactttaaaattcaGTACATTATTTACTAGAATCAACTAATCTATTCGATCCGTCGTgttatatttacgaaattatcaTTCATAATCGACCGATTAAGAGATAGATACATTAACAGCAATATATCGACACCTGATGGCATGATGAGAGTGACTGGAAGAATATGATCCATGAATGATTCTATAAAGAATGTATTGCATAAAATCACGCAATACCAATCGTTACACATATAGAGCTGATTGATATTGTACACGTTACGATAGAGGGAGACATGACATCAgtacataattgaaataaattaatatcatcaCAAATTTTTTCCATAAAGTCATGTAGTTCGTGCTGCCTATATCTAACTGATTATATTTACTCAAACAGCTGTAATAGCAACGTTGCATAATTACAGTGAATCAGTTTGCGGGCGAATGATTGTACACTTTTATGGTATCACTTATCGCATTGGTAAACACGATTCCGATTAGGCATTTTTAGATAGCATTTCTATCCAGTAAACTGCTTTCTATAGTACTGATTATAATCTGTTGCTACCATGCCGCAATATATTCGAAGAtgttctttttcaatttcataatgaTGTGTTTAATAAGATTTATCCACCACGAAATTATCAATTCAAACCCTTTTCACTTCTTGCttagtatattattgtaacattatgtaacaatacataaaaaataatgtgagAAATgtagttttataatatttggaaAAGTAATGGATAATTTTA comes from Augochlora pura isolate Apur16 chromosome 1, APUR_v2.2.1, whole genome shotgun sequence and encodes:
- the LOC144470654 gene encoding AA10 family lytic polysaccharide monooxygenase CBP21-like — its product is MHVARRRRQATFVALPKNETLFLEDLATEWGKHICFLIVCFAMIAVVAGGALNVDQHSAIYGSNPHATSKSTEESFYHGYVSFPESRALLCKRRVNKGCGAIQYEPQSVEGRKGFPYSPNSPPDGKIASGANSQFPELNQYGKDRWVSVNFPTLARWNRTHVYFNYTWTFTTVHSTTSFRMFVANNKYNKEEPLTRKHLDLNPICEFNFDGHKPPQVLTFGCAISNRKFLEMGQLTEMLMLSVWDIHDTGNAFYQVIDLLPIRECVIFDSIQGKYEEDAAIEKNFYSNYVPNELFE